Proteins from one Nitrososphaerales archaeon genomic window:
- a CDS encoding AAA family ATPase, which produces MSVVAAKELEDDAKKYASEAIRLDSQGAHGMAIQMYQKAISTLVKLVHLYPDYRLNRQYTERAMAYQERVKAIQAAHGILPQDQPQQSGFGPQLSAGGPASGGEGTRGPEVVQQLKASFSDLVITEKPDVKWDDVVGLEDCKQAIRESIVFPFLRPDLFMLGWPRGLLLYGPPGCGKTMIAAATAAEVDGYFISVDAASIMSKWLGEGEKNVAKLFVNARKMLADNKPVVIFVDEIDSLIGTRSQEVGGEARVRDQFLKETDGLNDKGKNLHLYVIGATNKPWSLDPPFLRRFQKRIFVPLPDNEARMSQFRNYTAPLTLAEDVDLEMLARISEGYSGSDIKDICQGVQLKVVRELFESGRALEKETQTRLITMADFKDVMRARRPSVSAELAQAYNRWSQSFAAL; this is translated from the coding sequence GTGAGCGTTGTTGCTGCGAAGGAACTGGAAGACGATGCGAAGAAGTACGCCAGCGAAGCGATTCGGCTCGACTCCCAGGGCGCGCACGGCATGGCCATCCAGATGTACCAGAAAGCAATCTCAACACTCGTGAAGCTAGTCCACCTCTACCCTGACTATCGTCTGAACAGGCAGTACACAGAACGCGCGATGGCCTACCAGGAGCGGGTGAAGGCGATTCAGGCAGCCCACGGGATTCTCCCTCAGGACCAACCGCAGCAGTCGGGGTTCGGGCCCCAGCTAAGCGCCGGCGGTCCGGCGTCGGGCGGCGAGGGGACCAGAGGCCCGGAGGTCGTCCAGCAGCTCAAGGCGTCGTTCAGCGACCTCGTGATAACGGAGAAGCCCGACGTGAAGTGGGACGACGTCGTGGGCCTCGAGGACTGCAAGCAGGCGATAAGGGAATCGATCGTGTTCCCATTTCTAAGGCCCGACCTGTTCATGCTAGGCTGGCCCAGGGGCCTCCTCCTCTACGGGCCTCCCGGCTGCGGTAAGACGATGATCGCCGCGGCGACAGCGGCGGAGGTAGACGGCTACTTCATCTCTGTAGACGCCGCATCCATCATGAGCAAGTGGCTGGGTGAAGGTGAGAAGAACGTCGCCAAGCTCTTCGTGAATGCGAGGAAGATGCTCGCTGACAACAAGCCGGTGGTGATCTTCGTCGACGAGATCGACTCCCTCATAGGGACAAGGAGTCAGGAGGTCGGGGGAGAGGCAAGGGTGAGGGACCAGTTCCTAAAGGAGACCGACGGCCTCAACGACAAGGGGAAGAACCTGCACCTTTACGTCATCGGGGCCACAAACAAGCCGTGGTCGCTCGACCCACCGTTCCTCCGTCGCTTCCAGAAGAGGATCTTCGTCCCGCTCCCGGACAACGAGGCTAGGATGTCCCAATTCAGGAACTACACAGCCCCGCTGACACTCGCAGAGGACGTTGACCTCGAGATGCTAGCAAGGATAAGCGAGGGCTACTCGGGCAGCGACATCAAGGACATCTGCCAGGGTGTGCAGTTGAAGGTAGTCAGGGAACTCTTCGAGAGCGGGAGAGCCCTGGAAAAGGAAACTCAGACGAGGCTGATCACCATGGCTGACTTCAAGGACGTGATGCGAGCCAGGCGGCCGAGCGTGTCCGCAGAGCTGGCGCAGGCCTACAACCGCTGGAGCCAGAGTTTCGCCGCCCTCTAG
- the aspS gene encoding aspartate--tRNA(Asn) ligase, with the protein MHELLSLPELKASIGKTVTLAGWVHDVRALGGITFVLLRNSKGIVQIAVPKKEAGEELFGLVAGLHQEDVITCEGKVKESKAARLGFEIVPSRVVVVSKAAAPLPLDPRGVTPANLETRLLWRSLEMRRPQTSAVFKIENEVVASMEAFLRERGFIRAFTPSILGGLSEGGSEVFKLDYYGTPAYLRQDPQLHRQLTIAGGFDRIYDLGPNWRAELSRTPRHLSEHRTIAPEMAFIGDERDVMRVEERMVVHAVESVRKACSEELKVINLELEVPKTPFPELPFPEVYEILAARGKKLPRGEDLDEEGKDVLSAYAKEEFGSEFFFVNRFPSSPKPFYIMKVDEEPEFARSTDLFFGSLELSSGGQREHRHDRILAQIKEKGMDADGLRWFTEPFRYGVPPHGGYSFGIERFVAKLLRLESIKEAVLFPRDPERLVP; encoded by the coding sequence GTGCACGAACTCCTCTCGCTCCCCGAGCTGAAGGCAAGCATTGGCAAGACGGTGACGCTGGCCGGCTGGGTCCACGACGTCAGGGCGCTTGGCGGGATCACCTTCGTTCTCCTTCGAAATTCAAAGGGCATAGTTCAGATTGCAGTTCCGAAGAAGGAGGCTGGGGAGGAGCTCTTCGGCCTCGTGGCCGGGCTCCACCAGGAGGACGTGATAACCTGCGAGGGAAAGGTGAAGGAGAGCAAGGCGGCAAGGCTCGGCTTCGAGATAGTCCCCTCCAGAGTGGTCGTGGTGAGCAAGGCTGCCGCGCCCCTTCCGCTCGACCCGCGAGGAGTCACTCCGGCAAACCTGGAGACGAGACTCCTATGGCGCTCGCTCGAGATGAGAAGGCCTCAGACATCGGCCGTCTTCAAGATTGAAAACGAAGTCGTCGCCTCCATGGAGGCATTCCTGCGCGAGAGGGGCTTCATCAGGGCGTTCACTCCAAGCATCCTCGGCGGACTCTCGGAGGGTGGGTCGGAGGTCTTCAAGCTGGACTACTATGGTACGCCAGCCTATCTTCGGCAGGACCCGCAGCTGCACAGGCAGCTCACCATTGCAGGCGGGTTCGACAGGATCTACGACCTCGGCCCCAACTGGAGGGCAGAGCTTTCCCGTACGCCGAGGCACCTCAGCGAACACAGGACCATAGCCCCTGAGATGGCCTTCATCGGCGACGAAAGGGACGTCATGCGCGTAGAGGAGCGGATGGTCGTCCACGCCGTCGAGTCCGTGAGGAAGGCTTGCTCTGAGGAGCTCAAGGTCATCAACCTGGAGTTAGAGGTGCCAAAGACCCCTTTCCCCGAGCTGCCCTTCCCTGAAGTCTACGAGATCCTTGCGGCTAGAGGGAAGAAGCTGCCAAGGGGAGAGGACCTCGACGAGGAGGGGAAGGACGTACTGTCAGCCTACGCGAAGGAGGAGTTCGGTTCCGAGTTCTTCTTCGTGAACAGGTTTCCGTCCTCGCCCAAACCATTCTACATAATGAAAGTGGACGAGGAGCCAGAGTTCGCAAGGTCCACAGACTTGTTCTTCGGCAGTCTGGAACTCTCCTCGGGAGGCCAGAGGGAGCACAGGCACGACAGGATATTGGCCCAAATCAAGGAGAAGGGGATGGACGCGGATGGCCTCAGGTGGTTCACGGAGCCTTTCAGGTACGGCGTTCCGCCCCACGGGGGGTACTCCTTCGGCATCGAGAGGTTCGTTGCGAAGCTTCTCAGACTCGAGAGCATAAAGGAGGCCGTGCTCTTCCCGAGGGACCCGGAACGACTTGTGCCCTAG